Sequence from the Mesorhizobium sp. PAMC28654 genome:
TTTCCACGCATACCAGACAAAGCCAACCCCAAGCAGCGCGGCGGCCACGCCATAGACCGGCGTGGTGTAGCCAAGCACCCACGGCAGCACGCCGACCGGGGCAAGAACCAGTGCGTAGGCGAAGATCTGCCGGCGCGTCGATGCCTGGCCGGCAACGTTCGGCATCATGGGGATGCCGGCACGCGCATAGTCGTCGGACTTGAACAGCGCGAGCGCCCAGAAATGCGGTGGTGTCCACAGGAAGATGATGAGGAACAGGACGACGCTTTCCAGGCTGACCGATCCGGTCACGGCGGCCCAGCCGATGACAGGAGGAAAGGCTCCGGCAGCGCCACCGATAACGATATTCTGCGGCGTCCAGCGCTTCAGCCACATCGTATAGACCACGGCATAGAAGAAGATGGTGAAGGCGAGCAGCGTCGCCGCCAGCCAGTTGGCGAGCACGCCAAGCGTCATCACCGACAGCACCGAGAGCACCAGCCCAAAGGCCAGCGCCTCATTGGGCCGGATGCGGCCAGACGGGACGGGACGGCCGGCAGTGCGCGTCATCACCGCGTCGATGTCGGCGTCGTACCACATGTTGAGCGCGCCCGACGCGCCGGCGCCGATGGCTATCGACAGGATCGCAATGACCGCCAGCAGCGGATTGATGGCAACGGGCGCCGCAATCATGCCGACGAAGGCCGTGAAAACCACCAGGGACATGACGCGCGGCTTCAGCAGGGCGAAGAAATCGCCCGCCGTCGCTTCCGACATGCGGAAGCCCGCTTCGTCAATGCTGGTTTTGTCGACTAGGGCCATGCGTACTCAAGTCCATCATTCCGTTTGGCCAAAACCGCCGGCGAACCGGCGGTTTCGTATTCGAGGAGGAAGCCGCCTTACTTGATCTTCGGCAGCTGTTCCCACTGGTGGAACGGCGGCGGCGAAGGCAGCTGCCATTCGAGTGTCGTTGCGCCCTCGCCCCACGGGTTGGCACCGGCGATCCGCTTCTTCTGGAAGGCTTCGAAGACGCAGTAGAGGAAGATCACGACACCAACCGCCGAGATATAGGAGCCGATGGACGACACAAAGTTCCAGCCGGCAAACGCGTCCGGATAGTCGATGGTGCGGCGCGGCATGCCCGCGAGACCAAGGAAGTGCTGCGGGAAGAAGATCAGGTTGACGCCGACAAACGTGACCCAGAAGTGGGTGTTGGCGATCACCGGCGAATACATGTAGCCGGTCATCTTCGGGAACCAGTAGTACCAGCCAGCGAAGATGGCGAACACCGCACCCAGCGACAGCACGTAGTGGAAGTGCGCAATCACGAAATAGGTGTCATGCAGCGAACGGTCGAGGCCGGCATTGGCCAGCTGGACGCCGGTGACGCCACCGATGGTGAACAGGAAGATGAAGCCCAGCGCCCAAAGCATCGGCGTCTTGAACGAAATCGACCCACCCCACATCGTCGCGATCCAGGAGAAGATCTTCACGCCTGTCGGCACTGCGATGACCATGGTGGCGAAGACGAAGTAGCGCTGCGTGTCGAGCGACAGGCCCGTCGTGTACATGTGGTGCGCCCAGACGATGAAGCCCACGGCGCCGATCGCGACCATGGCGTAGGCCATGCCGAGATAACCGAAGACCGGCTTCTTCGAGAAGGTCGAGACGATGTGGCTGATGATGCCGAAGCCCGGCAGGATCAGAATGTACACTTCCGGGTGACCGAAGAACCAGAATAGGTGCTGGAACAGGAGCGGATCGCCGCCATTGTCCGGCGCGAAGAAGGCCGTGCCGAAATTGCGATCGGTCAGCAGCATGGTGATGGCGCCGGCGAGCACTGGAAGCGAGAGCAGAAGCAGGAAGGCGGTGACCAGCACCGACCACGCAAACAGCGGCATCTTGTGCAGCGTCATGCCGGGCGCGCGCATGTTGAAGATGGTGGTGATGAAGTTGATGGCGCCGAGGATCGACGACGCACCCGCGATGTGGATCGACAGGATCGCCAGATCCATGGCCGGCCCGGGCTGGCCGGAGGTCGACAGCGGCGGATAGAGCGTCCAGCCGCCACCGACACCATAGGCGCCCGGCGCGCTGGGCATGAACATCGAGGTGAGCAGCAGGATGAAGGCCGGCGGCAGCAGCCAGAAGGAGATGTTGTTCATGCGCGGGAATGCCATGTCCGGCGCGCCAATCATGATCGGCACCATCCAGTTGGCAAACCCGCCGATGAGGGCCGGCATAACCATGAAGAAGATCATGATCAGGGCGTGCGCGGTGGCGAAGGCATTGTACATGCTCTTGCCGCCATCGATCGCGGCATCACCGTTCATGCCATAGACCATCTGCGCCAGACCGCTGAAGATCTGGATGCCCGGCTCCTGCAACTCCATGCGGATAGCCACGGACAACGCGCCACCGATGATGCCCGCGAAGATCGCGAAGATCAGATAGAGCGTGCCGATATCCTTGTGGTTGGTCGAATAAACCCAGCGGACCCAGCCATGATACGGCTTGTGGTCGTGCCCGTCGTGAGCTGCAGCGTCTGCCATGTTCCGCTCCGTTCCCTGATCTTTTCTGGCCGCAGCGTCAGTTGCCGGCGACCGCTACCTTGTTCTGGCTGTCAACCTCAGCCATCAGCGCCTTATTGGCACTCGGCAGATTGGCTTTGGCTGCTGTCAGCCAGCTGTTGAATTGCGCCTCGGAAACCACGCGAATGGCGATCGGCATGAAGGCGTGGTCCTTGCCGCAGAGCTGCGAGCACTGGCCGTAATAGAGGCCTTCCTTCTCCGCCTTGAACCAGGTTTCGTTGGTGCGCCCTGGAATGGCGTCGACCTTGATGCCGAACGACGGCATGGCGAAAGAGTGGATCACGTCGGTCGCGGTAACAAGCACGCGGGTCATCGTATTGACCGGCACCACCAGTTCGTTGTCGACGGCGAGCAGGCGCGGATAGACCTTGCGATCCTCCTTGCCGGCGGCGGCGCGATCACCGTCCTGGAGGATGGCGGAGTTGAAGGTGAGCGTGTTCGCTACCTGGTACTCGTAGTCCCAGTTCCACTGGTTGCCCGTCGCCTTGACGGTCAGCTTTGCCTCTTCCGGTGGCGTATACTGCGCCGTCAGCAGCTGGAACGATGGAATGGCAATGCAAAGCAGCACGACAACCGGACCGACAGTCCAGATCACCTCGATCAGCGTGTTGTGGCTGGTCTTGGACGGAACCGGGTTGGCGCTCGCGCGAAACCTTACCATGCAGTAAGCGAGAAGCAGCATTACCAGGACGGTGACCGGGACGACGAACCACATCGTGTAGTTTCCGAACCACTCGATCTGCCGCATCATGTCGGTCGCCGGCGCCTGGAAGGTGGTCTCCCAGTTCACCGGCTGGTCGGCACGGGCGGATGTGCCGGCGAAAAGCGTGGTAGCGGCCCCAGCGCTTGCTAGATACCTGGCGCTTGCTAGGAATGTTCTCATCGCCCTCATCGTCTCCCAGTTCCTCGCGGTTGCGCCCACGAGAATAACGAACAATGCCGGGACGGGAATCCCGGACAGTCTCAAGGTGGTTCAAACCATACTCTTTTTCCCTCCGCAAGAAAGGACCGGACGAAACCGTGCGGCATTTTTGCGCGCAAGCGCGGATGGCGGTTCAAAGGCAATCGCGATACAGGCGAATCGGGTAGACTAAGCCAGCAGAGTTATTCTCGCGGCCTGTCCCTGCGGACGA
This genomic interval carries:
- the coxB gene encoding cytochrome c oxidase subunit II: MRTFLASARYLASAGAATTLFAGTSARADQPVNWETTFQAPATDMMRQIEWFGNYTMWFVVPVTVLVMLLLAYCMVRFRASANPVPSKTSHNTLIEVIWTVGPVVVLLCIAIPSFQLLTAQYTPPEEAKLTVKATGNQWNWDYEYQVANTLTFNSAILQDGDRAAAGKEDRKVYPRLLAVDNELVVPVNTMTRVLVTATDVIHSFAMPSFGIKVDAIPGRTNETWFKAEKEGLYYGQCSQLCGKDHAFMPIAIRVVSEAQFNSWLTAAKANLPSANKALMAEVDSQNKVAVAGN
- the ctaD gene encoding cytochrome c oxidase subunit I — translated: MADAAAHDGHDHKPYHGWVRWVYSTNHKDIGTLYLIFAIFAGIIGGALSVAIRMELQEPGIQIFSGLAQMVYGMNGDAAIDGGKSMYNAFATAHALIMIFFMVMPALIGGFANWMVPIMIGAPDMAFPRMNNISFWLLPPAFILLLTSMFMPSAPGAYGVGGGWTLYPPLSTSGQPGPAMDLAILSIHIAGASSILGAINFITTIFNMRAPGMTLHKMPLFAWSVLVTAFLLLLSLPVLAGAITMLLTDRNFGTAFFAPDNGGDPLLFQHLFWFFGHPEVYILILPGFGIISHIVSTFSKKPVFGYLGMAYAMVAIGAVGFIVWAHHMYTTGLSLDTQRYFVFATMVIAVPTGVKIFSWIATMWGGSISFKTPMLWALGFIFLFTIGGVTGVQLANAGLDRSLHDTYFVIAHFHYVLSLGAVFAIFAGWYYWFPKMTGYMYSPVIANTHFWVTFVGVNLIFFPQHFLGLAGMPRRTIDYPDAFAGWNFVSSIGSYISAVGVVIFLYCVFEAFQKKRIAGANPWGEGATTLEWQLPSPPPFHQWEQLPKIK
- a CDS encoding heme o synthase, producing MALVDKTSIDEAGFRMSEATAGDFFALLKPRVMSLVVFTAFVGMIAAPVAINPLLAVIAILSIAIGAGASGALNMWYDADIDAVMTRTAGRPVPSGRIRPNEALAFGLVLSVLSVMTLGVLANWLAATLLAFTIFFYAVVYTMWLKRWTPQNIVIGGAAGAFPPVIGWAAVTGSVSLESVVLFLIIFLWTPPHFWALALFKSDDYARAGIPMMPNVAGQASTRRQIFAYALVLAPVGVLPWVLGYTTPVYGVAAALLGVGFVWYAWKVLGMADDDRVMKPAKALFAYSLLYLFAIFAAYLADSVVERALAMGGA